A genomic window from Hyla sarda isolate aHylSar1 chromosome 8, aHylSar1.hap1, whole genome shotgun sequence includes:
- the MCRIP2 gene encoding MAPK regulated corepressor interacting protein 2 has translation MYTITRGPSKLTTQRRTGPKQQIDTKLQELKGKQQLVIPTSSNGWDPLPSSSSTPKLVFNHVNGKRSASLSPTSDEEVYTPAHEENVRFVYQAWQEVQHQLEKPELNGSRPQQFQDHTPNPSLKNFVPIDLEDWWAERFLANIENCA, from the exons ATGTACACCATCACCCGAGGACCCAGCAAGCTCACCACCCAGAGGAGAACAG GTCCCAAGCAGCAGATCGACACCAAGCTGCAGGAACTGAAAGGCAAGCAGCAGCTGGTGATCCCCACCTCGTCCAACGGCTGGGACCCCCTTCCAAG TTCTTCGTCTACTCCAAAGCTCGTTTTCAATCATGTGAATGGCAAGCGTAGCGCTTCCCTTAGCCCCACATCGGATGAGGAAGTCTACACACCGGCACACGAGGAGAACGTCCGATTTGTATATCAGG CCTGGCAAGAGGTGCAGCATCAGCTGGAGAAGCCAGAACTCAATGGGTCTAGACCTCAGCAGTTCCAGGATCACACACCAAATCCATCTCTTAAGA ATTTTGTTCCTATTGACCTTGAGGACTGGTGGGCTGAACGTTTTCTGGCCAACATTGAGAACTGCGCTTGA